Proteins encoded within one genomic window of Triticum aestivum cultivar Chinese Spring chromosome 2D, IWGSC CS RefSeq v2.1, whole genome shotgun sequence:
- the LOC123052274 gene encoding chitin-inducible gibberellin-responsive protein 2: protein MADTPTSRMIHPFSNMQRQNPKQFQFQYSDNPQHPCRPYQPSPDTHVVPQHHYSLKSHSSDASYENQVAQMKHTLDSSAAAGCMRHDSPSSHSFTPPSIGSGSGSPSSHDDSHSDSTNGSPVSASCVTVTTEDPNDLKQKLKDLEAEMLGPDAETVNSLESSVAKQLSLEPEKWAQMMDFPRGDLKELLLACARAVEEKNMYAVDVMVPELRKMVSVSGTPLERLGAYMVEGLVARLASSGHSIYKALRCKEPKSSDLLSYMHFLYEACPYFKFGYMSANGAIAEAVKGEDRIHIIDFHIAQGAQWISLLQALAARPGGPPTVRITGIDDTVSAYARGGGLDLVGRRLSHIAGLCKVPFEFHSVAMAGEEVEEGHLGVVPGEALTVNFTLELHHIPDETVSTANHRDRILRLVKGLRPRVLTLVEQESNTNTAPFPQRFAETLEYYTAIFESIDLTLPRDDRERVNMEQHCLAREVVNLIACEGAERVERHEVFGKWKARLTMAGFRPSPLSSLVNATISTLLQSYSENYKLAERDGALYLGWKSKPLVVSSAWH from the coding sequence ATGGCCGACACTCCAACTTCCCGGATGATCCACCCCTTCAGCAACATGCAGAGGCAGAACCCGAAGCAGTTCCAGTTCCAGTACTCCGACAACCCACAGCATCCCTGCCGCCCTTACCAGCCATCTCCAGACACCCATGTTGTGCCACAGCATCACTACAGCCTCAAGTCCCACTCATCAGACGCTAGCTATGAGAACCAGGTTGCTCAGATGAAGCACACTCTGGACTCCTCGGCCGCAGCCGGCTGCATGAGGCATGACTCGCCCTCCAGCCATAGCTTCACTCCTCCGTCCATCGGGAGCGGCAGCGGCAGCCCGTCGTCTCACGACGACAGCCACTCCGACTCCACCAACGGGTCTCCCGTGAGTGCTTCATGCGTCACTGTGACGACCGAGGATCCGAACGACCTGAAGCAGAAGCTCAAGGACCTTGAGGCTGAAATGCTTGGGCCGGACGCAGAGACAGTTAACAGCCTCGAGAGCTCCGTGGCGAAGCAGCTTTCGCTGGAGCCGGAGAAGTGGGCGCAGATGATGGACTTTCCCAGGGGCGACCTGAAGGAGCTGCTGCTTGCCTGCGCCAGAGCTGTGGAGGAGAAGAACATGTACGCGGTGGATGTGATGGTGCCGGAGCTGAGGAAGATGGTTTCGGTCTCCGGCACGCCGCTGGAGAGGCTGGGAGCCTACATGGTGGAAGGGCTGGTGGCCAGGCTTGCCTCCTCCGGCCACTCCATCTACAAGGCCTTGAGGTGCAAGGAGCCCAAGAGCTCCGACCTGCTCTCCTACATGCATTTCCTCTACGAGGCCTGCCCCTACTTCAAGTTCGGCTACATGTCGGCCAACGGCGCGATCGCTGAGGCCGTCAAGGGGGAGGACAGGATCCACATAATCGACTTCCACATCGCTCAGGGAGCTCAGTGGATCTCCCTCCTCCAGGCCCTCGCGGCCAGGCCCGGTGGACCGCCGACCGTGAGGATCACCGGCATCGATGACACGGTGTCGGCCTACGCGCGAGGCGGCGGGCTGGACCTTGTTGGGAGGAGGCTGTCGCACATTGCCGGGCTCTGCAAGGTTCCATTTGAGTTCCACTCGGTCGCCATGGCCGGCGAAGAGGTGGAAGAGGGGCACCTCGGGGTCGTCCCCGGGGAGGCTCTGACGGTGAACTTCACCCTGGAGCTGCACCACATCCCGGACGAGACGGTGAGCACGGCGAACCACCGGGACCGGATCCTGCGGCTGGTGAAGGGCCTGAGGCCTAGGGTGCTGACCCTGGTGGAGCAGGAGTCCAACACCAACACGGCGCCGTTCCCGCAGAGGTTCGCGGAGACGCTGGAGTACTACACGGCCATCTTCGAGTCCATCGACCTGACGCTGCCGAGGGACGACAGGGAGCGGGTGAACATGGAGCAGCACTGCCTGGCGAGGGAGGTGGTGAACCTGATCGCGTGCGAGGGCGCGGAGCGGGTGGAGCGGCACGAGGTGTTCGGCAAGTGGAAGGCGCGCCTCACCATGGCCGGCTTCAGGCCGTCGCCGCTCAGCTCGCTGGTGAACGCCACCATCAGCACGCTGCTGCAGAGCTACTCGGAGAACTACAAGCTCGCCGAGAGGGACGGGGCGCTCTACCTCGGCTGGAAGAGCAAGCCCCTCGTCGTCTCCTCCGCATGGCACTAG